A genomic stretch from Falsibacillus albus includes:
- a CDS encoding ReoY family proteolytic degradation factor has translation MATPVSVNEKKDFIRWFLNHYQLKRRECVWILNYLMSHDQLMEKVHFVQDAQYCPRGLIMSTHCVEEVPFRFYKENIMTTDAEKSFHDIRLNRDEEIFIQLNFRSAKSSHQYVAVLEENPFLPNPVRISDKDKQIAEEFLKESLQSFHKEKLLKKIDEALDKHDQKAFEKLTNQLKSLMS, from the coding sequence ATGGCAACCCCTGTATCTGTCAACGAGAAAAAAGACTTTATTCGTTGGTTTTTAAATCATTATCAATTAAAAAGAAGAGAATGTGTTTGGATTTTAAACTATTTGATGAGCCACGATCAGCTGATGGAAAAGGTCCATTTTGTACAAGATGCCCAATATTGTCCTAGGGGATTGATCATGTCCACTCATTGTGTCGAAGAGGTGCCATTTCGTTTTTATAAAGAAAACATCATGACAACTGACGCGGAAAAGTCGTTTCATGACATAAGGCTTAACAGGGATGAAGAAATTTTCATCCAGTTGAATTTCAGATCTGCAAAGTCATCTCATCAATATGTCGCTGTATTGGAAGAAAACCCCTTCCTTCCAAACCCTGTCCGCATCAGTGATAAAGATAAGCAGATTGCTGAAGAGTTTCTAAAAGAAAGCCTTCAAAGCTTCCATAAAGAGAAACTATTGAAAAAAATCGATGAAGCATTGGATAAACATGACCAAAAGGCTTTTGAAAAACTGACCAATCAATTAAAGAGCCTTATGAGCTAA
- the qcrB gene encoding menaquinol-cytochrome c reductase cytochrome b subunit, whose amino-acid sequence MLNKIYDWVDERLDITPLWRDIADHEVPEHVNPAHHFSAFVYCFGGLTFFITVIQILSGMFLTMYYVPDIKNAWESVYYLQNEVAFGQIVRGMHHWGASLVIVMIFLHTLRVFFQGAYKKPRELNWIVGVLIFFVMLGLGFTGYLLPWDMKALFATKVGLQIAESTPLIGKAVKILLAGHSEIVGAQTLTRFFAIHVFFLPAALLGLMGAHFLMIRKQGISGPL is encoded by the coding sequence GTGCTGAACAAAATTTATGATTGGGTTGACGAGCGTTTGGACATTACGCCTTTATGGCGAGACATTGCTGACCATGAAGTGCCAGAACATGTAAACCCGGCGCACCATTTTTCTGCGTTCGTTTATTGCTTTGGCGGATTGACATTCTTCATCACAGTAATTCAGATCTTATCTGGAATGTTCTTGACCATGTATTATGTTCCGGATATTAAAAACGCTTGGGAATCCGTATATTATCTGCAAAATGAAGTTGCCTTTGGTCAAATTGTTCGTGGTATGCACCATTGGGGTGCCAGTCTGGTAATTGTTATGATCTTTCTACATACGTTACGCGTATTTTTCCAAGGAGCATACAAAAAACCTCGTGAATTGAACTGGATCGTGGGAGTTTTGATTTTCTTCGTCATGCTTGGCCTAGGTTTTACAGGCTATTTATTGCCGTGGGATATGAAAGCGCTATTTGCGACTAAAGTCGGACTGCAGATCGCGGAGTCAACTCCTTTAATCGGAAAAGCAGTCAAGATACTTCTTGCTGGACACTCAGAGATTGTCGGAGCTCAGACATTGACACGTTTCTTTGCTATACACGTGTTCTTTTTGCCTGCAGCACTTCTTGGTTTGATGGGTGCCCACTTCCTGATGATCCGAAAGCAAGGTATTTCCGGCCCATTGTAA
- a CDS encoding zinc metallopeptidase encodes MAGFLLYFILIAMIPLWAQMKVKNTYTKYSKVASATGLTGAQVARRILDDNGLHHVDVVETRGVLSDHYNPKSKTVNLSSHNYHGHSIAGTAVAAHEVGHAIQDGQNYAFLRFRHAIVPAANIGSNFAWIAIMIGFFTQISGMFLLGIILMSLTVIFQLVTLPVEFNASSRAMDQVVALGIIRNDEEREAKKVLNAAALTYVAAAAVAVIELLRLILIFTGMQRND; translated from the coding sequence ATGGCAGGATTTTTGTTATATTTCATTCTGATCGCCATGATTCCTTTATGGGCACAAATGAAGGTCAAAAATACGTACACAAAGTATTCAAAGGTCGCATCAGCAACAGGGTTGACCGGTGCACAGGTCGCTAGGAGGATATTGGATGACAATGGCCTCCACCATGTAGATGTAGTCGAAACAAGAGGCGTCTTGAGCGACCATTACAATCCAAAGTCGAAAACAGTAAACTTATCTTCACATAACTATCACGGACACTCTATAGCCGGGACGGCAGTCGCCGCCCATGAAGTAGGGCATGCCATCCAGGATGGCCAAAACTATGCATTTTTAAGATTTCGGCATGCGATTGTCCCTGCTGCCAACATCGGATCCAATTTTGCTTGGATCGCCATCATGATCGGGTTTTTTACGCAAATTTCCGGAATGTTTCTCCTGGGCATCATTTTAATGTCCTTGACGGTCATTTTCCAGCTTGTGACGCTTCCGGTGGAATTCAATGCATCATCAAGGGCGATGGACCAAGTAGTCGCCCTCGGCATAATAAGGAATGATGAGGAACGCGAAGCGAAAAAGGTGCTGAACGCCGCAGCCTTGACTTATGTAGCAGCGGCTGCAGTCGCCGTCATCGAACTAT
- the aroA gene encoding 3-phosphoshikimate 1-carboxyvinyltransferase, with protein MAIETTSEKSLNGQIQIPGDKSISHRAVMFGAISNGKTKIKNFLFGEDCLSTVECFRKLGVDIEVSDAEINIDGKGFEGLKEPAEILNVGNSGTTTRLIMGILAGLPIHSVLIGDDSIAKRPMSRVAIPLKSMGAQIDGRENGQYTPLAIRGTNLNGIQYTLPVASAQVKSAILLAAIQAKGTSIVKEPQITRDHTERMIRQFGGSIEKVGDEIIVKGGQSLSGCEIKVPGDISSAAFFMVAAAIAKNSRVEMPNVGLNPTRSGIIEVFEKMGASITVQKDETGEAEPTGTIIVETSTLQGIEIGGELIPKLIDEIPIIALLATQASGRTVIRNAEELKVKETNRIDTVVHELQKLGANITATEDGMIIEGNSKLSGGTVDSHGDHRIGMMLAVASVISEGDVEILRKEAINVSYPNFFNHLEQLSN; from the coding sequence ATGGCAATAGAAACAACGAGCGAAAAGTCCCTAAATGGACAAATCCAAATACCGGGAGATAAATCAATCTCCCATCGTGCAGTCATGTTTGGTGCGATCTCAAATGGGAAGACGAAAATCAAGAACTTTTTATTTGGAGAAGATTGTCTAAGTACGGTTGAATGCTTTCGAAAATTGGGAGTCGATATCGAAGTATCAGATGCTGAAATCAATATAGATGGAAAAGGGTTTGAAGGATTAAAAGAACCTGCAGAGATATTAAACGTCGGGAACTCCGGCACGACAACACGCCTAATTATGGGAATACTTGCAGGCCTGCCGATCCATTCTGTATTGATCGGGGATGATTCCATTGCCAAGAGGCCGATGAGCAGGGTAGCAATCCCATTAAAATCAATGGGAGCGCAAATCGATGGCCGGGAAAACGGCCAATACACCCCATTAGCAATCAGAGGAACAAATCTAAATGGAATCCAATATACTTTGCCCGTTGCCAGTGCCCAAGTTAAATCTGCAATCCTTCTGGCAGCGATACAGGCTAAAGGTACTTCCATCGTCAAAGAACCCCAAATAACGCGTGACCACACCGAGAGAATGATCAGGCAATTCGGGGGATCCATTGAAAAGGTCGGAGATGAGATTATTGTGAAGGGGGGACAATCCCTTTCAGGCTGCGAAATTAAAGTTCCTGGTGATATTTCATCAGCAGCCTTCTTCATGGTAGCGGCAGCGATTGCGAAAAACAGCCGGGTAGAAATGCCGAATGTCGGCCTTAACCCTACAAGAAGCGGGATTATCGAGGTGTTTGAAAAAATGGGCGCTTCGATCACCGTTCAAAAAGATGAAACAGGTGAGGCTGAACCTACTGGCACGATCATTGTTGAAACGTCTACACTTCAAGGAATTGAAATCGGAGGGGAGCTTATCCCTAAATTAATAGACGAAATTCCCATCATTGCATTGTTGGCCACCCAAGCATCCGGTCGGACAGTGATAAGGAATGCAGAAGAATTGAAGGTCAAGGAAACGAATCGGATCGATACCGTTGTCCATGAGCTCCAAAAGCTCGGGGCGAATATTACCGCGACTGAAGATGGCATGATCATTGAAGGGAATTCAAAGCTATCCGGTGGAACCGTCGACAGTCATGGGGACCATCGCATCGGAATGATGCTGGCGGTTGCTTCAGTCATATCTGAGGGGGATGTCGAAATTTTAAGAAAAGAAGCGATTAATGTGTCTTACCCAAATTTCTTCAACCACTTGGAACAATTATCGAATTAA
- the lhaT gene encoding lipoprotein heptaprenylglyceryl N-acetyltransferase LhaT — MNWIYLILADKRFLWILFIVNLFGTIYGYIWYEGQLKVTPDIFLIFVPDSPTATLFFVFVLIAFLFNRNFSLMEALAIVTLFKYGVWAVVMNIWTLAATGDLPWTGYMLMASHSAMAIQGLLYAPFYRFKIRHLVIAGIWTLHNDVIDYVFMQYPKYGALYMYVKEIGYFTFWLSIASLAIAYFWGIKSKRIYALSPQNNS, encoded by the coding sequence ATGAATTGGATTTATTTAATATTAGCGGATAAACGATTTTTATGGATATTATTCATTGTCAACCTTTTCGGCACCATTTATGGATATATTTGGTATGAGGGGCAACTGAAAGTGACCCCTGACATATTCTTGATTTTTGTCCCTGACAGCCCAACAGCGACTTTATTTTTTGTATTTGTTTTGATTGCTTTTTTGTTCAACCGCAATTTTTCATTGATGGAAGCCTTGGCTATCGTGACCCTATTCAAATATGGTGTTTGGGCAGTGGTCATGAATATTTGGACATTAGCTGCAACAGGGGACCTGCCTTGGACTGGATACATGCTGATGGCATCCCATTCGGCCATGGCCATCCAAGGGCTGTTATACGCCCCGTTTTATCGATTTAAAATTCGCCATCTCGTCATTGCGGGCATATGGACTTTGCACAATGATGTAATCGACTATGTCTTCATGCAATATCCTAAATACGGTGCACTCTACATGTATGTGAAAGAAATAGGATATTTTACATTTTGGCTAAGCATCGCATCGCTTGCCATTGCATATTTTTGGGGAATCAAATCCAAGCGGATATACGCTCTTTCCCCGCAAAATAATTCATAA
- a CDS encoding menaquinol-cytochrome c reductase cytochrome b/c subunit: MHRGKGMKFVGDSRVPAVRKPNIPKDYSEYPGKTEAFWPNFLLKEWLVGAVFLIGYLCLTVAHPSPLERIADPTDTGYIPLPDWYFLFLYQLLKYSYASGPYNVIGAFIIPGLAFGGLMLAPFLDRSTKRRPTQRPLATGFMLLALAATVFLTWQAVAHHDWKKAEEQGKIVAEVDVDKNSDGYKLFKQNGCINCHGENLQGAVGPSLVDTGLKPEEIAKIAKNGKPPGMPPGQFKGTDEELKKLSEFIANLKSK, encoded by the coding sequence ATGCATCGTGGTAAAGGGATGAAGTTTGTAGGTGACTCGCGTGTCCCTGCAGTGCGCAAACCGAATATTCCGAAGGACTATTCGGAATACCCAGGGAAAACGGAAGCCTTTTGGCCAAACTTCCTTTTAAAGGAATGGCTGGTAGGTGCCGTGTTTTTGATCGGATATTTATGTTTGACTGTCGCTCATCCATCACCTCTTGAGCGTATTGCCGATCCAACAGATACAGGTTATATTCCACTGCCTGACTGGTATTTCTTATTCTTATATCAATTGCTTAAATATTCTTACGCATCAGGTCCATATAATGTGATTGGTGCTTTTATCATTCCAGGACTTGCCTTTGGCGGATTAATGCTTGCTCCATTTTTGGATCGCAGCACAAAGCGCCGTCCTACACAACGTCCGCTTGCGACTGGATTCATGCTTTTAGCTCTTGCTGCTACAGTATTCCTGACTTGGCAGGCGGTAGCCCACCATGACTGGAAAAAGGCTGAAGAGCAAGGGAAGATTGTAGCTGAAGTCGATGTGGATAAAAATTCAGATGGGTATAAGCTATTCAAACAAAATGGCTGCATCAACTGCCATGGGGAAAACCTTCAGGGAGCCGTTGGACCGAGCTTGGTCGACACCGGTTTAAAGCCTGAAGAAATTGCAAAGATCGCAAAGAATGGTAAGCCTCCAGGAATGCCTCCTGGCCAATTCAAGGGAACGGATGAAGAGCTGAAAAAACTTAGCGAATTCATTGCAAACTTGAAAAGTAAATAA
- a CDS encoding YpiF family protein, producing the protein MKWNAKDIDIYLKEKKYVDTVVVPLLPIAFEEEMKHTANQGEFIELLALHLERQFKGRMLFLPAFSYLQDVGFEITKVNLSALEKKLLENGFSYVFYLTSDGLWNGHQDEFDGSVIWLPSIPLEHMDEPYKHSIMEDQVNQLLKIIVQKWK; encoded by the coding sequence ATGAAATGGAATGCAAAGGATATTGATATTTACTTGAAAGAGAAAAAATATGTGGATACGGTGGTGGTTCCTTTATTGCCAATCGCATTTGAAGAAGAAATGAAACACACAGCCAATCAAGGTGAGTTCATCGAATTGCTTGCCCTTCATTTGGAGCGACAATTCAAAGGCAGAATGCTTTTTCTGCCGGCTTTCTCATATTTGCAGGATGTCGGTTTCGAAATTACAAAAGTCAATTTATCGGCACTTGAAAAAAAATTGCTGGAGAATGGATTTTCATACGTTTTCTATTTAACATCCGATGGTCTATGGAACGGTCATCAAGACGAGTTCGACGGTTCAGTGATATGGCTCCCTTCAATACCATTGGAGCATATGGACGAGCCATATAAGCATTCCATCATGGAAGATCAAGTAAATCAGCTATTAAAAATTATCGTACAAAAATGGAAATAA
- the ypjB gene encoding sporulation protein YpjB: MKAKYMIIFAIIISLFTSTCNAKEAATLSSLDKIADQALQLTKSGKYEDAKQMLEYFSDQFTKVSFQDKMLSMDDLRVLTVSHNKALEAVTNLSMPDSERINDVMTFRLVMDALHSKYQPLWTEMERSIMTAFNQVQQAAEAGDQESYHYKLNSFLSQYSIIEPSLKVDISPERLQKLDAKITYLDQYRNVSDNTDQINELNLIHNDLQQLFDQMNQDEADPSIWWVIFSTGGIIIFTLSYVGWRKYKGQRMEKQKKERND, encoded by the coding sequence ATGAAAGCAAAATATATGATCATCTTCGCCATAATCATTTCATTATTCACATCCACTTGTAATGCAAAAGAAGCAGCCACATTGTCAAGTCTAGATAAAATTGCCGATCAGGCACTCCAGCTCACTAAGTCGGGGAAATATGAGGATGCCAAGCAAATGCTCGAGTATTTCTCGGATCAATTCACCAAAGTATCCTTTCAGGATAAGATGCTCTCAATGGATGATTTGCGGGTGCTGACAGTATCTCATAATAAAGCATTGGAAGCCGTGACAAACCTCAGTATGCCAGATTCAGAGAGAATAAATGATGTAATGACTTTCAGGCTGGTAATGGATGCCCTTCATTCCAAGTATCAACCTCTTTGGACAGAAATGGAGCGCTCGATCATGACTGCATTCAATCAAGTCCAACAAGCAGCCGAAGCAGGTGATCAAGAGTCTTACCACTATAAACTGAATTCCTTCTTATCTCAATATTCCATTATCGAACCTAGCCTTAAGGTGGATATCTCACCTGAAAGGCTGCAGAAGCTTGATGCAAAGATCACCTACTTGGATCAATACAGAAATGTTAGCGACAATACAGATCAAATAAATGAACTCAATCTCATTCATAATGATCTGCAGCAATTGTTTGATCAAATGAACCAGGATGAAGCTGATCCATCAATCTGGTGGGTAATATTTTCTACAGGCGGAATCATTATTTTTACCTTATCCTATGTTGGCTGGCGTAAATATAAAGGACAAAGAATGGAAAAGCAAAAAAAAGAGCGTAACGATTGA
- a CDS encoding QcrA and Rieske domain-containing protein produces MSKHRVSRRQFLNYTLTGVGGFMAAGMLMPMVRFAIDPVLEAEAGGEYHASKQKVSDLTNEPKRVDFKFKQKDAWYESDVTQMAWVYKDKEGKVVALSPICKHLGCTVSWKGNPDYPNQFACPCHGGRYEKNGKNIPGTPPTAPLDVYPTKVKDGFLYFGKPKPNNIVK; encoded by the coding sequence ATGAGCAAGCATCGTGTTTCAAGACGTCAATTCCTTAACTACACGCTTACTGGTGTAGGCGGTTTCATGGCTGCGGGAATGCTTATGCCGATGGTTCGCTTTGCAATCGATCCTGTTTTGGAAGCGGAAGCAGGAGGAGAATACCATGCGAGTAAACAAAAGGTATCGGATTTGACGAACGAACCTAAGCGTGTAGACTTCAAGTTTAAACAAAAGGATGCATGGTATGAATCAGATGTTACTCAAATGGCTTGGGTTTACAAAGACAAAGAAGGCAAAGTGGTAGCGCTTTCGCCGATTTGTAAACATTTAGGCTGTACGGTCAGTTGGAAGGGGAATCCGGATTATCCAAATCAATTTGCATGCCCATGCCATGGTGGACGCTATGAAAAGAATGGGAAAAACATTCCGGGAACACCGCCTACTGCACCATTGGATGTGTATCCAACCAAAGTAAAAGATGGCTTCTTATACTTTGGAAAACCGAAGCCAAACAATATCGTTAAGTAA
- a CDS encoding tetratricopeptide repeat protein: MLLAQEMLQELEKGNLPEAKKLLAMTLEEGTDEEKFYLGEELYQLGFVEEAKGIFEHLAERFPDEGELIVLIAECLVEMDREEEALAMLDRLPATDPSYPRALLLSADLYQMQGLYEVSEQKLRNAKALLPEEVIIQFALGELYSEQGKFSDAAGYYEKLIAANEEVIAGVNIHQRLAEVLSAGGAFEDALTHYEKAMEEQVEPNTLFGFAFTAYQAGFYKKAIEKFTELKETDPEYHSLYLFLARCYEQEEQLDEALAAVQEGIRLDEYNKELYLFGGKIALKLNDEKMAENHLRQSLALDPDYIEAALVLNKLLLKQERFEDVLEIIDMMDKDGETDPQFNWDAASAHAHLEQYSDALNYYRLAYNDFKTNSDFLEEFGYFLIEEGLRDEAIFIFKELMQQDPANEEYILLLERLEE; encoded by the coding sequence ATGCTACTGGCACAGGAAATGCTGCAGGAACTTGAGAAAGGCAATTTGCCTGAAGCAAAAAAGCTGCTTGCAATGACTTTGGAAGAAGGGACAGATGAAGAGAAATTCTATTTGGGGGAAGAGCTTTACCAGCTCGGTTTTGTTGAAGAAGCCAAAGGGATATTTGAGCATCTAGCTGAAAGGTTCCCTGATGAGGGTGAACTTATCGTTCTCATTGCTGAGTGCTTAGTCGAGATGGATCGGGAGGAAGAAGCTTTAGCCATGTTGGATCGACTCCCAGCCACAGATCCCTCCTACCCGAGGGCACTCCTATTATCCGCCGACCTGTATCAGATGCAAGGGCTGTACGAAGTCAGTGAACAAAAGCTTCGGAATGCCAAGGCCCTCTTGCCTGAGGAGGTCATCATCCAGTTCGCACTCGGCGAATTATATAGTGAGCAAGGCAAGTTTTCTGATGCTGCCGGCTATTATGAAAAGTTGATTGCCGCCAATGAAGAAGTTATCGCAGGCGTGAATATTCACCAGCGGTTGGCAGAAGTCCTGAGTGCAGGAGGTGCGTTTGAAGACGCATTGACCCATTATGAAAAAGCAATGGAGGAACAAGTCGAGCCGAATACATTATTCGGTTTCGCTTTTACAGCATATCAAGCAGGATTTTACAAGAAAGCAATCGAAAAGTTTACAGAGCTGAAAGAAACGGATCCTGAGTACCACTCATTGTATTTATTCTTGGCCAGGTGCTATGAGCAGGAGGAACAGCTGGATGAAGCATTAGCGGCTGTCCAGGAAGGGATCAGGCTCGATGAATATAATAAGGAATTGTATTTATTTGGCGGCAAGATCGCATTAAAACTCAATGATGAAAAGATGGCTGAAAATCACCTTCGGCAATCCTTGGCGCTAGACCCTGATTACATTGAGGCTGCACTTGTCCTGAATAAATTATTATTGAAGCAGGAAAGGTTCGAGGATGTCCTTGAAATTATTGATATGATGGACAAGGATGGTGAAACAGACCCTCAATTTAACTGGGATGCAGCCTCCGCACACGCTCATCTGGAACAATATTCCGATGCATTAAACTACTATAGGCTTGCATATAATGACTTTAAAACGAACAGCGATTTCCTTGAAGAGTTTGGCTATTTCCTCATTGAGGAAGGTCTCAGAGATGAAGCGATTTTTATCTTCAAAGAATTGATGCAGCAAGATCCGGCTAATGAAGAATACATCTTATTATTAGAACGGCTAGAGGAATGA